The Apium graveolens cultivar Ventura chromosome 10, ASM990537v1, whole genome shotgun sequence nucleotide sequence ATTATTTCGAACCAAACTGTTAGAATATAATATAAGATCCAGTTGGGACCCTACTCTAAGAACTTAAGGTTTTAGAGTGACTGGATGGACCGGTTTACTTACGTTCACAACTTAACTTGCGAAACCCCTCTCATCTTAATAGCACGAGGTCGATTGTTTGAACTACAACGTGAAGTGTGAGGTCGGATTTAAAAATTCCTTGATTGacttataataatgataaaaacataaCGAATGTGTGTCCCATGGTACAAAAATGTCTAAATGCTATGCTATGGAAATCAGAAAACTGAGGTTGGTGCTTTGATGAAAGCAAGTTTATGCATTACAACATGAATGAATGGAAAGTCTTCTCCAAGGCATATATATCTTGTGGTCTATTTGGTAGTAGATGTGTAGCATTATTGGCATTTGGTGGGCAATTCATTGAATTACAACTTGTGCAAGTGACCCACATGAGCTCATGCCCTCAACCATATGTATTTTTATGGAAAGAGGGTAGGGCAAAAGAATCTTTCCACTTGTGGAAAGGGTCAATTTTATTTAATATTGATCTCTTTCATTTTCCAACATATACCATTGAAATTTGAGTTGCAAACTACATTTTGTTTATCAATCAAGACTTCAATATGAACACAATGGTGTGATTCATTTATCTTTTCAAAGCAAACATTACTTGTGTTAATGAGCAAGGAAATTATTTTCTCTCCGGGAAGATGAATAAGTGTGTGTATAGATaggtaaattacagaaatttaAATTTATCCATTCAGTCGAGACAACATAAGTGTATTTAAATATCGGAGGTGGGAGGACCCAACTCCAAGAGTTATAGATAACTCTTTAATCCGAGCTCTAATACCATGATAAATAATCAGTCGTTTAAAACCTTGCAGTGAGAGTTAGTCTTCAAAAGAATCTTATACTACTCTTTAACATGAACCAGGGATCTGGTACCATCCTTTTCCGTAATCATAAATCATAAAAGAGTTAACTATTCAGTTTTATACCAATGTGCCTGTTACACAGACATATATTTGATAATATGCACTTGTTTCTCTCTTTGTTTGATCTGTTCTTCTCCCCGCATCCCTTATAAGCCCGCCAAACATTTAAAAATACAGATGTTGATCATCAAACAGAATCTCCTGATATAATTTATGCTGTGGTTTAATTAAAGATACTACAATAAACAAGTCCAGCTATGACAGGGAACAATTCTATATAACTACTAATATTTTGGCCTGTCTACTTCAGGGAAAGACCATGGTTATCAACAATGGCCTCTTAATTTAAAAAAAAGTTTGAGGTGTAGCGCAACAACTATGATTCTATATACTATCTTATTCGTTTTCAAGTTTCGACATCTAACACtttaattacttaattagctACGTACCACGTATCGTTCAGACTTTGAACTCAAAATATAAAGAAACAGAAATGTGTGATACAATTAGAGCACCGCTTCTTTTGTATTAATATACTAATCATTTCTTTTGTATCCGTTAATTAACATTAGAACCATGGTCTATTCTGATCAGGTACCATTTTCGTACATTAGACTCCACCACAGTAATATTTACAGCATATTCTACCTAATCCAAAGGTCATTAACTTAGTGTTATCATAATTAAGTAGTATTTGACATGTCTTAAGTCTAAACTTTCTTAATGCTTAGCAAAGTTTAAGGACAAAATCTTTTTTGGGAGAAGAGTAATCTTGCATACCCTTAAAATCAAAGCTAATAAACTATGATTTATGAACTGCTTGTTTATCCAGGTTTACAAGTTACAACTTGTAACTACATATAGAATTGTAAATAGACGAGAACTCAACCAGGTTTTTGCAACTTCAAAATCAAAGAACGCATATTTGGACATTCAGCTCTTAAGTGATATAAATGAGAAGCATGGGCATGAAAAATGTAAACAATTATTGGAATGTAATGTATAGTCAACACATTGGTAACAAGAATGGAGAAAATGAAGCAGAGGAGACTTTctagaaaataaaattataagtTAGCTAACGTAGACAGGTGCAAAAGCAGCTAATCCTGCAGCCTAATTCGATATCCCTCTCCTTTCGTGACAAGAGTCTATTATGTCTCGAATCCTTGACATCCCGTGACAAAGAAACTATGGTATCGGATGTGCCTGGACTCGAGACTTCAATCTCTTGTTACAAAAAAAAATGGGAATTCAGAAAACTAAGAAATAATCGTTGATTATGAGAACATTATAGAGGCACATGTTTTTACATGAAGCATAAAAACTGACAAAGCCAGGAGTTTTACAGCTAAATATCAACTCCACCATCATTCCCAAACTGTGAGATTCTTTAATTTAAAATAACCAAAAGAGTCATATCAGTCATACACAACTAATACAGCATCTGACACATTGCCCCTTTGGTTCTTGATTGGGCAGTTATGTTATGCGTGTGTGTGCATCATTATATTACATTTCCACAGTTTCCCAAAACAACATCTTAGCCAATCATATTCCAACACCTATGATCTTTCAAATCTTTCATTTCACCTAGTACTGTAATAATATTTCTAGTCCTGTAGATCTCTCCTTCTTACAAACAACAAGTACAAGTTGCTGACAAATTTAGATTTACTCTTCTTTCAGCACACTTTATATATAGTACTTCTTGTCATAATACTTTTTATGTTCACTGTTGTTTTTTCACACTTGAGGGCCTCAGCCCCTGTTCAATTTACAGCTCTGTGATCAACTAATATTAGCATTACTTGCTCAACTCTCTCAACAGTTTTcttgttcttttcctttttgGTTCTTGAAGTTCTTGTTTTTAGATCTAATTTATGCCATTTATGGTATTTATTTTTCACAGCCAAGATCTGATTTTTCTGCATCTTCTTGAGTTTGGGAAATTTGGGTCTTTTTTAACCTCCTCATCTGATGCTTATGTCAAAATAAAAATTGTATAAATGTATCTTCATGTTATTCCCTTTGAAATGCTCTTTGAATATATGTCTGCTCATTGAAACCACTAGTTCTTGTGCAGTTTATCTGTGCATAAAGTGGCAGAACAAATAAATTTAGAGTTTTTAGTCTGTTCACTTATTTTCGACATTTGTGGTGTGATCATAGAACAATGAATGAAGGTCTCGAAAATCTCTCAAGGGCTAATTCGAACTGGCTTTTTGAAAGCAAGATGACGAAATGGACCTCAGAAGAGAATAAGCAGTTTGAGAATGCACTAGCTTTGTTTGATAAGGATACTCCAGATAGATGGTACAATATAGCTGCAATGATCCCAGGGAAAACTGTGAATGATGTGATCAAACAGTAtaaagaattggaagaagatgttAGTGTAATCGAAGCTGGACTAATTCCGGTTCCGGGATATGCAAGTGATCAGTCTTTTGAATTTGAATGGATCAATAATCAAGGCTTTGAAGGGTTGAAACAGTTTTATGTTCCAGGTGAAAAAAGAAGCTCGTCGGATCGGACCTGTGATCAAGAAAGGAAGAAAGGTGTGGCATGGACAGAGGAAGAACACAGGTATGTAGTTTATTTTATCAAAGAATTAGTCCATTATTGTAATTATATGTTCccttaattaaaaaattaatctcTACATGTGCAGTTTGTTAACATTTTAAAAGGCAGTCTAAGCACGATTATGATATACTTTAAGTCAGTATATCATATTTAAATTGTTGTATATGAACAGAGGTAAATCGTGGAGGGGAACCCGCCTAATTAGTATCAAATGTCATAAAATTTTGATAGTAATTTCAGTAGATGAAATGGTTTGTAGATTGTAGAAGAACTTTTCTGTGTGGTGCAGAAGTGAATATTTGCAGGCTTTACATACTGTTCTATAGATATGATCTATTACATTGCATAGACTTGCAGTTATAAAGGATGCTAAAGATTGCAATGTTTATATTTTGTTAACATTTCTGTATAAATGTTAAAAGTATTTCTGATGTTTTCTGTTCATGACTAAATTCAGGCAATTTCTGATGGGACTTAAAAAGTATGGTAAAGGGGACTGGAGAAATATTTCTCGGAATTTTGTGACTTCTAGGACTCCAACACAAGTGGCAAGTCATGCTCAGAAGTATTTCATTAGACAACTCTCAGGAGGCAAAGATAAGAGGAGATCAAGCATTCATGATATCACAACAGTCAATCTCGCAGACACCAAATCTACATCACTGGACAACTTCAAGCCTCGTTCACCGAATAAATTTGTAACAGCCGCGCAGCAGCATCAACAAGATTCTACTAGTAAAATTGACATGGGAAAAGCATTACATGACTGGAACATGCAAAATCAAGGAGCAGTCATGGCTTTTGACATGCCAAATAGAATGAAGATTGAAGCTTTTAACGATAACTCTACTTATGATTTGCACAAAAGCTTTTTACAAGGACCTCAGTTTGGTGTATACAATCCAGTTTCTTGGGCTCAACCCCGACAAGGAGGATAAACTTTTGAAACAGATAAAATCTTGTTTCAAGAATCAATCAGGATTTACGCTAATGTATAAGGATTTGCTTTCAAACCTTGCTTTGAATATATTGGTTCTTTCAAAGAGCCTTTTATTTTTTGTAAGAACATCTATGCAAGTCCATTTTATGTAGCTGAAATACCTATTTGATCTGAATGCAGAACTGAAAAATCATCTGTGGTCTTTGATCATGCAGTGCAGCTCGTAATTGATTCTAgtattttattttgcattttaAAAGGTCTTACTTGGCGCAATGGTCAAATGTATCAGACCCCTCCCCATGGCCCCCAGACCCTTCTAATACGCGAGCCTTTTTGCACTTAATTCTACCTGGTTATTTCTCTATATCTTGTAATATTAAGTTCAAATGATTGATGACATTTACATTCAATTACGCCGACACTCTTGTACTATAAGAATTATGTCTCAGAACACAATAATCTTTATAACACCTTGTATGAAGTAAAAATTGTCAACTGAGGGGGGGAAGTAATGGATCTAGCTGATGGCTACTTATGGCTACACATGAAATGATCACTAGTTAGACCTTCTTAAGTCcgtaaaaataaaattatatttccTCCAAAATCTGTAGGATAATTGGTCATATCATGAGATGCTCAGTATAAATTAGCTGAGTCAGAGTGCACTCTTTGCGGTGAAAATGTTAGTGTTGTTTTGCTGGTTTGGCTCCCTATTTCGAATACTGGAACAGGAGTCGAGCTCCAATTTCAATTATGACCTGTTTGGATATCCACAATTCATTTCAAATACTGGATTTCACTCAAATTTGTTATTTGGATAGATAAAAAATTTGGATTTGTATTTGGCCCAAATTCCACCCATTTAAAATTAAAGCCCCTATCAGATTATTTCAAATAACAATTTCAGACATGTCATTCCAAATGAAAAATAGCCCAAATATTGAATCGAGCTACTCACTCACCCTCTCTCGACCGAAtcaatctctctctctcctctctctccaccgtctctctctctctctcccccttaTCCCTCTCCCTCTGTCTCCTCTCTCTCCACCCTCTCTATCCCCCTtatccctctctctctctcctctctctccaCCGCCTCTCTCTCCCACTTATCCCTCTATTCGCACTTCTGTTTTTGTTTAATCCATCAATCAACATGAGGTATGCTACATGTGTTTGTGTATCTATACATATAACAACAAATTGAttcaatatacacacacacaaatacttattaatttcaattttttctCACTCACGCAAAAGAATTGATCAGATCTATATGTTTTAATAggaaaataattgattttattggtTCTTTTTGCAGTTCAAAAGAGAAATCAGCTCAAGGGTTAGTATTTACATGAGGTATGCTACATTCATTGTTTTGCTTATTCTTGGTCCTTTCTGTCTGTGTGTGATTTTTTAGGATGTGCCTGGTTATAACCTGTTATGTGCATTTAATTATGATATTAGTCAATAATTCCAACAAATGGTTAAATGCTATATAATTAGCTTTTTCTTTGACAAAAAAACTCAACTTTTGATAACTTCATTCTTGTACTGCATAATGTCATATTGTCATTTGTGTTACCGTTCTCTATTTCTTTTTAGATTCATTGAGAGagttcattttttttaaaaaaaacatgaTCATTGGCTTGGCTACGATGATATTCTACCACAAAGATTTTAATCGTGATATTCTGCCTGTTTATAATCTATAAATTAGTTTGTAAAGTGTAAATCTGTAATTGCAAAATTAAACACTTGTAGTATAACCTTTAAACAATTtgaaatattataaataattagaaattttggatttatAACGAGTTTATTTTGATCACTATTCCGAGTAGAATATGCTAGTAGATCAGCTCGAGTTTAGAGCACGTGTTTTTATAAACTTAGCTGAATCGAGTCTTTATCAAGCTGAATTCAATCTCTGTCACGTACAGCTCCATAAGCAGCTCTACGTGATATGCATCATGTTTTTGACTTGATTTAGAACATCTTGTTAGTCAACTAGTAAGATACTCTCAGTGGTTATCAGTGTCTGTGAACCGTATATATAGATCCTGCACGTCTGTAATTAGTTATGTTAAGTTCTCTGACCAAAGCAAGAATGCCTATGAGAACCATGCTCCATATCAAGAGGCAGGAGCAGTAACATAGGTAGCAAAAACTTTTTCTGTTTTTGTAATCAAAATCTGCATTGAGTCCAAATTCTGGTAATACAATCCTAATAATACGGACAATGAAAAGAAAACAAGTACAAAAAAATGAATAGAATACAACATAGGAATAGGGACCGTCTACATAATGGGCTGATAAGCCACAAAGCAAAATTATCTATATGTTATATGTTAGAAGAGACATAAAAAATGTGGATATGACAATGGATAATTTTCTCGTAACATACTTTCACTATAATTTCAATTTATCTATACATTTTGTTAACTTTTTTCATACAGGTCAAATACCTTCCAACTTTACTTGACACATCAGCTTCTCTTCTTCGTAGAGAGGATTCAAGATCTTGCACTGATGCTCTCATTTGGGAGAAAGCATCTTTAGTTAAGATGCACAAATCCAACAGCCTAATATTTATATCAAATGAAATTGGGTGGAGTGATTATTTTTTCTGTTTTGCCCTTTGTGCACATCTATGGTTCCTTCTTTTAGAGTACTTAAGTTGTTGGATAACTTTTTACAGATTTTGTTTAATGCTTGCTTCTGATCTAATTCAAACACTTTACTATTTCTTTATAATGCtgtgtataatgattaataatcaTTCTGCTGATTTTTTATGTGTTTGTGATTTTCTTGGGCAGGGAGTTCCACACGCTTCTGCCTATCAGAACAAGCGTATTCAAAATTGGGATGACATTTGTACTTTATTTGCCTCTGATAGAGCTATTGGTGATGGTGCAGAGCAGTATGAAGAGTCGGCAACCGCAATGGAGCTCAAAAATGAAGTTGTTAGCACTGCTGAAACGGGTTCT carries:
- the LOC141688848 gene encoding transcription factor DIVARICATA-like gives rise to the protein MNEGLENLSRANSNWLFESKMTKWTSEENKQFENALALFDKDTPDRWYNIAAMIPGKTVNDVIKQYKELEEDVSVIEAGLIPVPGYASDQSFEFEWINNQGFEGLKQFYVPGEKRSSSDRTCDQERKKGVAWTEEEHRQFLMGLKKYGKGDWRNISRNFVTSRTPTQVASHAQKYFIRQLSGGKDKRRSSIHDITTVNLADTKSTSLDNFKPRSPNKFVTAAQQHQQDSTSKIDMGKALHDWNMQNQGAVMAFDMPNRMKIEAFNDNSTYDLHKSFLQGPQFGVYNPVSWAQPRQGG